In Fervidobacterium nodosum Rt17-B1, one genomic interval encodes:
- the priA gene encoding replication restart helicase PriA gives MIYIVALSNSSQIEPVFCEYNGHIEIGERVLLQHKGKKVLGYVIGNQEWAPCDEFLPNQKSSSEYSKIVERMDYISFLEKSRVKALYGLANFYFSGLGKYFDISFPNKFDDYFSLFVESVSPFVNIEKMPYEEFKKIKNYKEYINNGLVKVYRDFETKKPRPRKRGECVYLKISSIELSKLKLTVSQSTVVNYLLFKGPTEVEQIIEDLDVKKDVVVQLKNKGIIEILEQCSDFETLNIKPQRVILSDEQKSIVDKILSYDFRKEKKHLVFGPTGSGKTEVYLEVIEKYLPFGNVLYLVPEVSLTEQTIARLRKRFPDLSIAVYHSYLTESKRVEIWAKAVKGEINILVGPRSAAFVPLKNLNLAIVDEEHDEGYYNNSEPFYEIHTFLNALPITVVYGSATPSLESYKKAKDGEYVFHKLTKRYNVELPEVEIVDMNKTKKVTFSISEILYNNLSKVLEADKSAIIFTRRKGFSRVQCAVCGYIVKCEHCDVAMTYHLDSNNLKCHICGSEKELSLNCPNCGSNMFIDRGTGSEKVEKELQQLFPSRNIGRIDAEIADTPEKLKKLLDYLREGKIDIVAGTKMITKGLDIYRIALIGVVDVDALISYPDINAPLRTFQLLVQVIGRAGRNEKGKAIIQTYKPTDPVITFASNQDVEGFYERELEIRKQLNYPPFASVVVLTYANLNQEIARETIDTVADEIENIEKKEKKVQEVYKYYLELLGPSEHPIFKANNKYRYQIFFKTNNVPELVRLLKKIISNYSGEWIIKVNPNEI, from the coding sequence AGGTTTTAGGTTATGTAATTGGTAATCAAGAATGGGCCCCTTGCGATGAATTTTTACCTAACCAGAAATCAAGTTCAGAATATTCAAAAATCGTTGAGCGAATGGATTATATATCCTTCCTTGAAAAATCAAGGGTAAAAGCTTTATACGGTTTAGCGAATTTTTACTTTTCTGGATTAGGTAAGTATTTTGATATATCTTTTCCAAATAAATTTGATGATTATTTTTCACTTTTTGTTGAAAGTGTAAGTCCTTTTGTAAATATCGAGAAAATGCCATACGAAGAATTCAAAAAAATCAAAAATTATAAAGAGTATATCAATAACGGTTTGGTCAAAGTTTACAGAGATTTTGAAACGAAAAAGCCAAGACCAAGAAAAAGAGGAGAATGTGTTTACTTAAAAATTTCTTCAATTGAATTGTCAAAATTAAAACTAACGGTATCGCAGAGTACGGTTGTTAATTATTTACTTTTCAAAGGCCCTACCGAAGTTGAGCAAATAATAGAAGATTTAGATGTAAAAAAAGATGTTGTTGTACAATTAAAAAATAAAGGAATAATTGAGATTTTAGAGCAATGTAGTGATTTTGAAACACTTAATATAAAACCACAGAGAGTTATTTTAAGTGACGAACAAAAGAGTATAGTTGACAAAATACTTTCATACGATTTTAGAAAAGAAAAGAAACACCTTGTTTTTGGACCAACTGGAAGTGGCAAGACAGAGGTTTATCTCGAGGTCATTGAAAAATACTTACCATTTGGCAATGTACTATATTTAGTTCCAGAGGTATCTTTAACTGAACAAACGATAGCAAGGCTTAGAAAAAGATTTCCAGATTTATCTATAGCGGTTTACCATAGCTATTTAACAGAATCAAAGCGCGTTGAAATTTGGGCGAAAGCGGTTAAAGGTGAGATAAATATATTAGTTGGTCCAAGAAGTGCTGCGTTTGTGCCTTTAAAAAACCTTAATCTTGCAATTGTTGATGAAGAACATGATGAAGGCTATTACAATAATTCTGAGCCTTTTTACGAAATTCACACATTTCTTAATGCTTTACCAATTACTGTTGTGTATGGTTCAGCTACCCCTTCTTTGGAAAGTTATAAGAAAGCCAAAGATGGGGAATATGTATTTCACAAGCTTACTAAACGTTACAACGTTGAATTACCAGAAGTTGAAATTGTGGACATGAATAAAACAAAGAAAGTTACTTTCTCTATATCTGAAATCTTGTACAATAATCTAAGTAAAGTGCTTGAAGCTGATAAATCAGCCATAATATTCACGAGGCGAAAAGGTTTTTCAAGGGTGCAATGTGCTGTATGCGGTTATATAGTAAAATGCGAACATTGTGATGTTGCAATGACTTATCATTTGGATTCGAATAATTTGAAATGTCACATCTGTGGAAGTGAGAAAGAATTATCCTTAAATTGTCCTAACTGTGGTTCAAATATGTTCATAGATAGAGGAACTGGTAGTGAGAAAGTTGAAAAAGAACTCCAGCAACTCTTTCCATCGAGAAATATTGGAAGGATTGATGCAGAAATAGCTGATACCCCAGAAAAACTGAAAAAACTCTTAGACTATTTAAGAGAAGGGAAAATCGATATAGTTGCTGGGACAAAGATGATTACGAAGGGGTTAGATATATACAGAATAGCGCTCATTGGTGTTGTGGATGTTGATGCTTTAATTTCTTATCCTGATATAAACGCTCCACTGAGAACATTTCAACTTTTAGTTCAGGTAATTGGTAGAGCAGGGCGAAATGAAAAGGGAAAGGCGATAATTCAAACTTATAAGCCAACCGATCCAGTAATAACATTTGCGAGTAATCAAGATGTTGAAGGGTTCTATGAGAGAGAACTTGAGATAAGAAAACAACTGAATTATCCACCTTTTGCGTCTGTAGTTGTATTAACTTACGCCAATCTGAATCAGGAAATAGCGCGAGAAACAATTGACACTGTTGCAGATGAAATAGAAAACATTGAAAAAAAAGAGAAAAAGGTCCAAGAAGTTTATAAATATTACTTAGAACTTCTTGGACCTTCTGAACATCCTATATTTAAAGCAAATAATAAGTACCGATATCAAATATTTTTCAAGACAAACAACGTACCAGAATTAGTAAGGCTTTTGAAAAAGATAATCTCAAATTACTCTGGGGAATGGATTATAAAGGTGAATCCAAACGAAATATGA
- a CDS encoding sodium-dependent transporter — protein sequence MKKREHWGSKIGLILAMAGNAIGLGNFWRFPYQAAKNGGGAFMIPYFIAFLFMGIPLLIIEWAQGRYGGKYGHGTLGPMIYLQAKESVGHKFAKVLGALAGAIALSVVILLNSYYNHVIGWTLGYSFETAVGKYMDKSIDTAGYFVGYIQSPFRVLIFWIITLAILYYITSNGVNKGLERLAIIAMPAIYIFAIILLVRALTLGSPVNPEWNPIKGLDFLWSPRWNELNWSATLAAAGQIFFTLSLGMGIIQNYASYMRDEDDIVTSAVATASLNEFAEVILAGTIVIPIAFTFLGAEGLKSGVGLSFIALPNVFRNMAGGQIFGTFWFLLLFFAGITSSIAMFNYLTAFLEEEFGVERKKGSLFVFLMYIIGGLPVALEPILTKTADLMYLTELDNWVGTYFLVLLGLIEVIAAVWLFKAKGLEEINKGSYWKIPMWFYKLIMSFITPAFIIILLVFSTIDYAKNGYFKLIPDFVKDNSVLIPWVIAARIVLIVIFISSFILTYRSISKKLETQKDK from the coding sequence GTGAAGAAGAGAGAACACTGGGGAAGTAAGATAGGTTTGATATTAGCTATGGCAGGTAACGCTATAGGTCTTGGGAATTTCTGGAGATTCCCGTATCAAGCAGCCAAAAACGGTGGGGGAGCCTTTATGATACCATATTTCATCGCTTTCCTTTTTATGGGTATCCCTCTGCTAATAATTGAATGGGCTCAAGGTAGATACGGTGGAAAGTATGGACATGGTACATTAGGTCCAATGATTTACTTACAAGCAAAAGAGAGCGTTGGCCATAAGTTTGCGAAAGTACTTGGCGCGTTGGCTGGCGCAATCGCACTTTCGGTAGTTATACTCCTAAACTCCTATTACAATCATGTTATTGGTTGGACGCTTGGTTATTCTTTTGAAACAGCCGTTGGAAAATACATGGATAAATCAATCGATACAGCTGGTTATTTTGTCGGATACATTCAAAGTCCTTTTAGAGTATTAATATTCTGGATAATAACACTCGCAATTTTATATTACATAACAAGTAATGGTGTTAACAAAGGCTTGGAAAGATTAGCAATAATCGCTATGCCAGCTATTTATATATTCGCAATTATTCTTCTTGTGAGAGCGCTTACATTAGGATCACCAGTGAACCCTGAATGGAATCCAATTAAGGGGCTTGATTTCTTATGGTCTCCAAGATGGAACGAGTTGAATTGGTCGGCAACATTAGCAGCAGCAGGGCAGATATTCTTTACGCTATCCCTAGGTATGGGAATAATCCAAAACTATGCTTCTTACATGAGAGACGAGGATGACATCGTAACATCAGCAGTTGCAACAGCTTCATTAAATGAATTCGCAGAGGTCATACTAGCTGGTACAATAGTTATCCCCATTGCTTTTACTTTCCTTGGCGCCGAGGGTTTAAAGAGTGGAGTTGGATTATCTTTCATAGCGCTTCCAAACGTATTTAGAAACATGGCTGGTGGACAGATTTTTGGAACATTCTGGTTCCTGCTACTTTTCTTTGCTGGAATAACAAGTTCAATAGCAATGTTTAATTATCTAACTGCATTTTTAGAAGAAGAATTTGGCGTTGAAAGAAAGAAAGGCTCGTTGTTTGTTTTTCTCATGTACATCATCGGTGGTTTACCTGTTGCATTAGAACCTATTCTCACGAAAACAGCTGATTTAATGTACTTAACAGAGCTTGATAATTGGGTTGGTACTTATTTCCTCGTCTTGCTCGGATTAATTGAAGTCATTGCGGCTGTATGGTTGTTTAAAGCAAAAGGCCTTGAAGAGATAAACAAAGGAAGCTACTGGAAAATACCAATGTGGTTCTATAAGTTAATAATGAGCTTCATAACCCCAGCATTTATAATCATTTTACTTGTTTTCTCAACGATAGATTACGCAAAGAATGGTTACTTCAAATTGATACCGGATTTTGTTAAAGATAACTCTGTACTAATTCCTTGGGTCATCGCAGCGAGAATTGTTCTTATAGTAATTTTCATATCGAGCTTTATCCTTACATACAGAAGTATCAGTAAAAAATTAGAAACGCAAAAAGATAAATAG
- a CDS encoding DDE-type integrase/transposase/recombinase, translated as MTNIQLKCPHCGSSNFIKNGHDKFKNQIFFCKDCKRYFKLSFTKKHKLFSFPYPRCVHCNHVMEIYKIRRYFVRFRCRKCNFKTSVPLSLPQPVPFNFHPFKFFRFPIYIILKAFILYFKYNLSLRAIKACLNINVSHVAIYKWIIKLSSVISLFEFENVFKVHGDETVIVFRDKKYYVWLLVEHGTNLIVAWHVSRYRDMSQVKILLDKYFSQRKQNTQIELITDGLKAYEIAVKLNFDNVEHREVRLGKNNECESKFSLFKMFVRAKRSFKKFSNIRYYVNGFCVVRNLCKLYENENEMITALASIITTS; from the coding sequence ATGACTAATATCCAACTCAAATGCCCCCATTGCGGCTCTTCTAACTTCATCAAAAATGGTCATGATAAATTCAAAAACCAAATCTTCTTTTGCAAAGACTGCAAGCGTTACTTTAAACTTTCTTTCACCAAAAAACACAAACTTTTCTCTTTCCCTTACCCTCGTTGTGTTCATTGTAACCATGTCATGGAAATTTACAAAATCCGCCGTTATTTCGTTCGTTTCAGATGCAGAAAGTGCAACTTCAAAACTTCTGTTCCACTTTCTCTTCCTCAGCCTGTGCCTTTCAACTTTCATCCTTTCAAATTCTTCCGTTTCCCTATCTATATCATTCTCAAAGCTTTCATCTTGTACTTCAAATACAACCTTTCTCTTCGTGCTATTAAAGCTTGCTTGAATATCAATGTCTCTCATGTCGCTATTTACAAATGGATTATCAAGTTATCTTCTGTTATTTCGCTTTTTGAGTTTGAGAATGTATTTAAAGTTCACGGTGATGAAACAGTTATTGTATTTCGAGACAAAAAGTACTATGTGTGGCTATTAGTTGAGCATGGTACGAATTTAATAGTAGCTTGGCATGTATCAAGATATCGTGATATGTCACAAGTTAAGATATTGTTAGATAAATACTTTAGTCAAAGAAAACAAAACACACAAATAGAGTTAATAACCGATGGACTAAAAGCGTACGAGATAGCAGTAAAACTAAATTTTGATAATGTTGAGCACAGAGAAGTAAGACTAGGTAAAAACAACGAATGTGAATCGAAATTTTCGTTATTTAAGATGTTTGTTAGAGCGAAAAGGAGCTTCAAGAAATTTAGCAACATACGGTACTATGTAAATGGTTTTTGTGTAGTAAGGAACCTATGCAAGTTATATGAGAACGAAAATGAGATGATTACAGCTTTAGCTTCCATCATCACTACTAGTTAA
- a CDS encoding CotH kinase family protein gives MKKILLLLAITILCFLSVSLFSQLLISHESGFYDITITVEIKSTVGGEIYYTIDGSTPRIDSKNTFKYSQPLVIQKNYENEYMYIPTSPIWEKPSGTFEKATVLRVIEVSNGNITDSTVRTYFIGVNHKLPVFSIITDPENLFDDEKGIYVPGKLFDPSNPFWTGNYQQRGDTSERPAIMEYFEEGKLKYRTEIGIRIHGEFTRSLPIKSLRLYARNKEKEFRYPFFGRIGYKKLLLRNAGNDWETAYMRDVFTQRLFKNLNFDTQDNYSVVHYINGEYWGISYLMEYYDQRYLQVKYGVNEKNTVIINYDLTIQDGKEGDQKSFLDLMDFVRNNDLSIKENYDKVCEMIDIDNFIDFKIAEILSANTDWLGNNERIWRVLKPENNKYGDGKWRWMMYDMDLAMWDPTHDTLKTAIFGDPEIPWTTTEEATLILKKLLENEEFRAKFTERFYYILNNIFIPELAESIADDIIGKLNDEMKRHSQRWGKPTYEAWQNESEWVKKFVEYRRDIIRSIFEENFIKYSMKK, from the coding sequence ATGAAAAAAATTTTATTGTTATTAGCAATAACCATATTGTGTTTTTTATCAGTATCACTATTTTCACAACTATTAATATCCCACGAATCTGGTTTTTACGATATAACCATAACTGTTGAAATCAAATCAACAGTTGGCGGAGAGATTTATTACACAATAGATGGTTCAACTCCTAGGATAGATTCAAAAAATACTTTTAAATATTCTCAACCATTAGTTATCCAAAAAAATTATGAAAATGAGTATATGTACATACCAACATCCCCTATTTGGGAAAAACCTTCTGGCACATTTGAAAAGGCAACGGTTTTAAGAGTAATAGAGGTAAGCAATGGCAATATAACAGACTCAACGGTAAGAACGTATTTCATAGGAGTAAATCACAAATTACCAGTCTTCTCAATAATAACAGATCCTGAAAATCTCTTCGATGATGAAAAAGGTATATATGTACCCGGTAAGTTATTTGATCCATCAAATCCTTTTTGGACCGGAAATTATCAACAACGTGGTGATACATCGGAAAGACCTGCGATAATGGAATACTTTGAGGAAGGGAAATTGAAGTATAGAACAGAGATAGGTATAAGAATCCATGGGGAATTCACAAGAAGCTTGCCTATAAAATCATTAAGATTGTATGCGCGAAACAAAGAGAAAGAGTTTAGATATCCGTTCTTCGGAAGAATAGGATATAAAAAATTATTGTTGAGAAACGCTGGAAACGATTGGGAAACAGCTTATATGAGAGATGTTTTTACGCAAAGACTTTTCAAAAATCTAAACTTTGACACACAAGACAACTATTCAGTTGTTCATTACATAAACGGTGAATATTGGGGTATTTCATACTTAATGGAATATTACGACCAGCGTTATTTACAGGTCAAATACGGTGTAAATGAAAAAAATACAGTTATAATCAACTATGACTTAACCATACAAGATGGAAAAGAAGGTGATCAAAAAAGTTTCCTTGATTTGATGGATTTTGTTAGAAATAATGATTTATCCATCAAAGAAAACTATGATAAAGTCTGTGAAATGATCGATATCGACAATTTCATTGATTTCAAAATCGCAGAAATATTATCGGCTAACACGGACTGGCTAGGCAACAACGAACGCATATGGCGTGTCCTAAAACCAGAAAATAATAAATATGGCGATGGTAAATGGCGATGGATGATGTACGATATGGATTTGGCGATGTGGGATCCGACACATGACACCTTAAAAACAGCTATATTTGGTGACCCTGAAATACCTTGGACAACGACAGAAGAAGCAACCTTAATCTTAAAGAAACTTTTAGAAAACGAAGAATTTAGAGCCAAGTTCACTGAAAGATTTTACTATATCTTGAATAACATCTTTATACCAGAATTGGCTGAAAGTATAGCTGACGATATTATCGGAAAATTAAATGACGAAATGAAAAGGCATTCTCAAAGATGGGGTAAACCAACTTACGAAGCATGGCAAAATGAATCGGAATGGGTAAAAAAATTTGTGGAATATAGGCGTGATATAATACGAAGCATTTTTGAGGAAAACTTTATTAAATATTCCATGAAAAAATGA
- a CDS encoding ABC transporter permease has protein sequence MEFLKFEFKRLFSRPFTYIVLFIVPLIFALISSSFFRSLSESDLRIGIYTLDKSPLSKFTVGVIVSLFKGGTIKYVDENYEKELQIGNLNAVVVIPKDFTNSLFAGKKTMLKYIPSPVNTELSAAAYLVFKRMFEDLGGGPFFNPKVLREMYTASNVPAPELVTEKSIDFSQVFATSMIFIITMFIGLLIGAGLITRDKEIGILKQFTLSNFSILNYLIIKFFTTLILSFMSGLLVYMYFLLKGFNMSTILVVLFIALNAIFYSSFGIFISSFSQNTLTSNLLSSTISVFFLLINGPFVNLSEIPSFFRKFVELLPTFRGSYIIRSVQFFGKPTNMLKNESKFILLSITISILFLLISWGRLNFTLLPDRINKESK, from the coding sequence TTGGAATTTTTAAAATTCGAGTTCAAAAGATTGTTCTCAAGACCTTTTACTTATATTGTGCTTTTTATTGTACCATTAATATTTGCTCTAATTAGTTCATCTTTTTTCCGTTCACTCAGCGAATCAGATCTAAGAATAGGAATTTACACTTTGGATAAATCTCCACTTTCAAAATTCACCGTTGGAGTTATAGTTTCTTTGTTTAAAGGTGGAACTATAAAGTATGTTGATGAAAACTATGAAAAAGAATTGCAAATTGGAAATCTCAATGCGGTTGTTGTTATACCAAAAGATTTTACTAATTCATTATTTGCCGGAAAAAAGACGATGCTAAAATATATCCCAAGCCCAGTAAACACAGAGCTCTCAGCAGCCGCTTATTTAGTTTTTAAAAGGATGTTTGAAGACCTCGGTGGTGGCCCATTCTTCAATCCAAAAGTTTTAAGAGAAATGTACACAGCTTCAAATGTACCAGCACCGGAACTTGTCACAGAAAAATCTATTGATTTTTCTCAAGTATTCGCTACAAGCATGATATTTATAATAACAATGTTTATTGGTTTACTTATTGGGGCTGGACTAATAACTCGAGACAAAGAAATTGGAATTCTTAAACAGTTTACACTTTCAAATTTCAGCATACTAAACTATCTAATTATAAAATTTTTCACTACTTTAATTTTGAGCTTCATGTCGGGATTATTAGTATATATGTACTTTTTACTAAAAGGATTTAATATGTCCACAATATTAGTCGTTTTATTTATAGCTTTGAACGCCATATTTTATTCTTCATTTGGTATATTTATCTCTTCATTTTCACAAAATACTTTGACTTCAAATCTTCTCAGCTCAACCATTTCCGTGTTCTTTTTGCTTATAAATGGTCCATTTGTCAATTTATCCGAAATTCCAAGTTTTTTCAGAAAATTTGTAGAGCTATTACCTACATTCAGAGGTAGTTATATAATAAGAAGTGTACAATTTTTTGGAAAACCAACAAACATGTTGAAAAACGAATCAAAATTTATTCTTTTATCAATAACTATATCTATTTTATTTCTTCTAATAAGCTGGGGAAGATTAAATTTTACACTTTTGCCAGACAGGATAAATAAAGAAAGTAAATGA
- a CDS encoding competence/damage-inducible protein A, translating into MKKAIILAIGNELVEGLIVDTNSKYLAQRLKEFGYYIVRTETLPDNFDIMVLRIKEAIKDADLIITSGGLGPTEDDLTREAVAHSIGRKLLKNEAIAQELINRAIKYYGKAPESVVKQAFVIENAEVIDNKVGTAPGQMLKYDGKIIILLPGPPVELIPMFESILEKLKTNDSLYTRRIKTIGIPEAVLMDEYKDILYSNSRITIATMASYERGVEVRFTGPIEIKDEIDYVVNTLLPKLGESVYALDDKEMHDVVYELLVKNNYTVSFAESCTGGLISSTFVDIPGVSSVFKGSVVAYSNEAKIEILGVSKETIEKFGAVSEECVIEMAQGAKKIFNSNFSVAVSGIAGPSGGSEKKPVGTVCIAVCSPNGINSATYNLRGDRQMIRKRSTLIAFDMLRRGIIKCQG; encoded by the coding sequence GTGAAGAAAGCTATTATTTTAGCCATAGGAAATGAATTAGTTGAGGGTTTAATTGTTGATACAAATTCTAAATATCTTGCTCAAAGACTTAAAGAATTTGGTTATTATATAGTTCGTACGGAAACACTTCCAGATAATTTTGATATAATGGTTTTGCGGATAAAAGAAGCTATAAAAGATGCTGATTTGATAATTACGAGTGGCGGTTTAGGACCAACAGAAGATGATTTAACAAGAGAAGCTGTGGCTCATTCGATTGGTAGAAAACTTTTAAAGAATGAAGCAATCGCTCAAGAACTTATAAACAGAGCCATAAAATATTATGGTAAAGCGCCTGAAAGTGTTGTAAAGCAGGCCTTTGTGATAGAAAATGCCGAAGTAATAGATAATAAGGTTGGAACAGCACCAGGTCAAATGTTAAAATATGATGGAAAAATAATAATCCTTTTACCAGGCCCCCCCGTCGAATTAATTCCCATGTTTGAAAGTATTTTGGAAAAGCTTAAAACAAACGATTCGCTTTACACGAGAAGAATAAAAACCATAGGGATACCCGAAGCTGTCTTGATGGATGAGTATAAGGATATATTATACTCAAATTCTCGTATTACTATAGCAACAATGGCTTCTTACGAACGAGGTGTTGAAGTTAGATTTACCGGTCCTATTGAAATTAAAGATGAGATAGACTATGTTGTAAACACACTTTTACCAAAGCTTGGTGAGAGTGTGTATGCTTTGGATGACAAGGAAATGCACGACGTTGTATATGAATTACTTGTCAAAAATAATTATACAGTCTCTTTTGCTGAATCATGTACAGGAGGACTGATTTCATCTACTTTCGTTGATATACCTGGGGTTTCTTCTGTGTTCAAAGGTAGCGTTGTTGCTTATTCTAATGAAGCAAAGATAGAAATATTAGGTGTTAGTAAAGAAACCATAGAGAAATTTGGAGCGGTTAGTGAAGAGTGCGTAATAGAAATGGCACAGGGCGCTAAAAAAATTTTCAATTCAAATTTTTCTGTCGCGGTATCAGGTATAGCTGGACCGTCTGGTGGTAGTGAGAAAAAGCCTGTAGGGACAGTGTGCATAGCTGTTTGTAGCCCTAACGGTATTAATTCAGCCACTTATAATTTGAGAGGCGATAGGCAGATGATCAGGAAAAGAAGTACATTAATTGCTTTTGATATGCTAAGGAGAGGGATTATCAAATGCCAAGGTTAA
- a CDS encoding LacI family DNA-binding transcriptional regulator, with protein MPRLKQKIRRITIKDVAEFAGVGVGTVSRVLNNNPHVDSKTRQKVLDAIKKLGYIPNPHARRLSTGESNLITVITPEMKGDFYQILLSAIDEVLIKNGYSSLLYPLYNERKYEGLKKSSDILLSTDGIIVDGVNVDNILKGFINPQTPVVCLEQDSDKYDSVIVDNYYGGILAGDYFSDFDMDIFVVTHRKSHELESTVFDERLEGFQESLERKGRSIDKIYYVPLDWESTFEVARRIFSRYKRCAIFTTTDYLAVPIIEVARTMELKVGKDVKVCGFDDLPIAQILEITTIKQPIYDMGKIAADLLIKRINGRIKEKIKRYVLKPELVVRST; from the coding sequence ATGCCAAGGTTAAAACAAAAGATTAGGAGAATAACGATAAAGGATGTTGCAGAATTTGCTGGAGTTGGTGTTGGTACTGTCTCTCGAGTTTTGAATAATAACCCGCATGTAGATTCTAAAACAAGGCAGAAGGTTTTAGATGCCATTAAAAAATTAGGGTATATTCCCAACCCACATGCACGACGGCTATCAACTGGTGAGAGTAATCTTATAACGGTAATTACCCCAGAGATGAAAGGTGATTTTTATCAAATACTGTTATCTGCTATCGATGAAGTACTTATTAAAAATGGTTACTCTTCATTACTCTATCCATTGTACAATGAAAGGAAATACGAAGGATTAAAAAAATCATCTGATATATTACTTTCAACGGATGGCATAATAGTTGATGGTGTTAATGTAGACAATATTCTAAAGGGGTTTATCAACCCTCAAACGCCAGTTGTGTGTCTTGAGCAGGATTCAGACAAATATGATTCTGTGATTGTTGATAATTATTATGGTGGTATACTTGCCGGTGATTATTTTTCCGATTTTGATATGGATATATTTGTTGTTACTCATAGAAAATCACATGAACTTGAAAGTACGGTTTTTGACGAACGTTTAGAGGGGTTTCAAGAATCTCTTGAAAGAAAAGGAAGGAGTATAGATAAGATATATTACGTTCCACTCGATTGGGAAAGCACATTTGAAGTTGCAAGGCGCATTTTTTCGAGATACAAAAGATGTGCCATATTTACAACAACAGATTATCTGGCGGTACCTATCATCGAGGTAGCAAGAACTATGGAATTAAAGGTAGGAAAAGATGTTAAAGTTTGTGGATTTGATGATCTTCCAATAGCTCAGATATTGGAAATAACAACTATAAAACAGCCTATATACGATATGGGGAAAATTGCTGCGGATTTATTAATTAAGCGCATTAACGGTCGAATTAAAGAAAAAATAAAAAGGTATGTTTTAAAACCAGAACTTGTTGTAAGATCTACTTAA
- a CDS encoding D-alanine--D-alanine ligase, with protein MYLGVLLGGISREREISIRSGKRIAQALRNMGHVVDEIDVDDNFIYKLSELKKYDALFNILHGTFGEDGKMQAILDSIGIPYTGSGVETSVIAFDKYLCNLFVENTIERYEELSVVKIPNFLLISSEEFEESKIYMIEEKIGLPCVVKPRKEGSSIGTHICFSKEELLDALKNEFKNYDEMIVQEYIKGKEITVSVIDINGTPTVLPILELRPKKLFYDYEAKYTDGMTEFIIPAELDGETTEKINHAVLKIYKSLGCKHFSRIDGIVKDGVFYFLEVNTLPGMTELSDLPMSANAFGISFDELVDLIIKEACRKL; from the coding sequence ATGTACTTAGGTGTTTTACTTGGTGGAATTTCAAGAGAAAGGGAGATTTCTATTAGGAGTGGAAAAAGGATAGCGCAGGCTTTAAGAAATATGGGACATGTAGTTGACGAAATCGATGTCGATGATAATTTTATCTACAAGCTCTCCGAATTGAAAAAATACGATGCATTATTTAATATTCTCCATGGAACTTTTGGTGAAGATGGTAAAATGCAAGCGATATTGGACTCCATAGGCATACCTTACACTGGTTCTGGAGTAGAAACGAGTGTTATTGCTTTTGATAAATATTTATGCAACCTTTTTGTTGAAAATACTATAGAAAGATATGAGGAACTAAGCGTTGTAAAGATACCTAATTTTCTTTTAATCAGCTCAGAGGAATTTGAAGAATCGAAAATATATATGATTGAAGAAAAAATAGGGTTACCATGTGTTGTGAAGCCAAGGAAAGAAGGATCAAGTATAGGAACACACATTTGTTTTTCAAAAGAAGAACTTTTAGATGCCCTTAAGAACGAATTCAAAAATTATGACGAAATGATTGTTCAGGAATACATTAAAGGAAAGGAAATAACAGTTTCTGTGATAGATATTAATGGTACTCCAACCGTTCTTCCGATACTTGAATTGAGGCCCAAAAAATTATTTTACGATTATGAAGCTAAATACACGGATGGAATGACAGAATTTATTATACCGGCTGAACTTGATGGAGAAACAACGGAAAAAATAAACCACGCAGTATTGAAGATATATAAATCACTTGGTTGTAAACACTTTTCGAGAATAGATGGAATAGTTAAGGATGGTGTTTTTTATTTTCTTGAAGTTAATACTCTGCCTGGTATGACTGAGCTAAGCGATTTGCCAATGTCAGCAAATGCTTTTGGTATTTCTTTCGATGAACTTGTTGATTTGATAATCAAAGAAGCATGCAGGAAGCTTTAG